A window of Zingiber officinale cultivar Zhangliang chromosome 5A, Zo_v1.1, whole genome shotgun sequence contains these coding sequences:
- the LOC121979650 gene encoding uncharacterized protein LOC121979650 — protein sequence MANFPPKLQDPGSFSIPCKIGSELIPRAFCDLGASVSLLPYSLYKKLGLQNIKLTTMTLQLADHSCKYPIGIVEDVPIEVGGCIVPTDFIILDMEEDPKIPIILGRPFLATTGAIIDDVHSLHEQVMSIFMGVEAMEESK from the exons ATGGCGAATTTTCCACCAAAGCTTcaggatccaggaagcttctccaTACCGTGCaaaattggttctgaactcaTACCGAGAGCTTTCTGTGACTTGGGGGCCAGCGTTAGCCTACTTCCGTACTCTTTATACAAGAAGTTGGGCCTCCAGAACATTAAATTGACCACTATGACACTacaattagctgaccattcatgcaAATACCCAATAGGAATAGTGGAAGATGTGCCAATTGAAGTGGGTGGATGTATAGTTCCCACagatttcattatcttggatatggaggaagaccCTAAGATACCAAttatccttggaagaccattccttgccacaaCTGGAGCCATCATCGAT gatgtgcatagcCTCCACGAGCAGGTCATGAGCAttttcatgggcgtggaggcgaTGGAGGAGTCGAAATGA